DNA from Rhizobacter sp. J219:
GCTGGGCACCGCCTTGCGCTCGACGCAGAGCTTGAGGATGAGCTGGCCACCCACGCCTTCCATCAGCGCACTGTGCTTTTCGCCGCGGGGCTCGACCCAGCCGGCCGATTCGGGTTGCGAGGCACCACATTCGATGAAGCGGCCATTGAGCAGGCGCTTCTCGATCTCGGTGGAGGAGGGCGGCTCCCAGGAGCCGATGCGGTAGAGGAGGGCGTTCTTGAACATGGGCCGCGGATTCTAGGTGGCGGCCCTGGCTTTCCCTCGGTTCGGAAGGGCTGGAACGACAAATCGTTGACAGCCTGGTCGGCAGCTTCTATAAAACAAACATTCCGAAAACAGTAAACGTAGAACAAACGTTCTACAAGCGTTCCAACGACAGTGGTGCCGCCAACGGACGCCACGAGGAGACAACGATGACGCGTTCGGGAATCGCCACCGGCCGGCTGGCCAGGGCCGTGCTCGGCTTCACCTTGTGCGGGGCCTTGTGGGGCCTCGCCGCGCCGGCGCAGGCCGACGGGCCCGGCCTGCCCAACCTCAGCTACGGCAGCAACGAGGTCTTCAGGCCGATCACCATCCTCAACAGCGACGTGTCGGGCAGCGCGCGCGGCCACGGCACGGTGCAGATGGTCAACGGCTACCTCTTCGTGCCCTTCGGCCGCGACTCAGGCGCCTCGGGCGGCGGCTTCGCGTTCTACGACATGAGCAACCCGCGTGCGCCGGTGCGGGTGTCGCAGACCAACGTGACCGCGCTGCGCGAACCGCACGGCTTCGGCTTCAGCAACAGCTACCCGGGCCGCTATGTGGTCATGCAGTCGATCGGCGGCATCCAGTTCTGGGACATCACCAACGAACGTGCGCCCACGCTGCTGCGCGACATGACGCTGCCCGGCATCGCCGAGTCCGACTACGCGCTCGGCGCGTGGTGGGCCTTCTGGCAGGCGCCGTATGTCTACGTGGGCGGCTCGGGCAACGGCATCTACGTGGTCGATGCCACCGACCCGCGCAACCCGACGCTGGTGCGGCAGGTCCCCACCAGCGCCTGGGGCGGCTTTCGCGTCGGGCCGGTGTTTGCCGTCGGCAACCTGCTGATCGGCACGCACAACGAAGGCTCGGGCATCGTCTCGCTCGACATCGGCAACCCGCGCGACCCGCGCGTCATCGCCTCCACCACCGCGAGCGCCGCGCACTACGGGACGATCGTCAACGGCGAGCGCCTCATCACCGCCGGCCTCGACAACCGGCTGCATGTGCACGACATCAGCGACCCGCGTGTCTTCCCGCAGGTCCTGCAGTCGCCCGACACGGGCGGGCGCGGCGGTTATGTGTCGACGCAGCGCGGCTTCGCCCACGCCGGCTTCTCGAACAAGTACGCCAAGATCAACCTCTCCACGGGGGCGATCGTCGGCACCGGCACCTCGAACATCGCCAACCGCGACGAAGACTTCGGCACCGTCTTTGGCAACCTCGTGCTGGTGGGCAACGACCACGGCAACGGCAGCGCGATCATGCCGCACCAGGCGGGGCCCATCACCGGCTCGGCCGCGGTGAACATGGTCTCGCCCAAGAACAACGCGACCAACCAGCCGGTGACGAGCCGCGTCGGCATCACGCTCACCGACCAGATCGACCTGCGCACCGTCTCGACCAGCACCTTCATCGTGCGGCCGCTGGGCGGCGCAGCGCTCGCCGGCAAGTACAGCGGGCAGTCGGGCATCCTCAATTTCTCGCCCGATGCGCCGCTGCTGCCGGGCACCACCTACGAGGTGGTGGTCGTGGCGGGTGGCATGAAAGACGACGTGGGCATCGGCGTGGCCGGCTTCAGCTCGCGCTTCACCACCGCCGGCACCGCGCCGACGCTCGGCTGCACGCTCGCAGCGCGCACGCCGGCGCTCGTCGGCAGCACCGTCGGCTTCAGCCCGGCGAGCGCCAGCGGCAGCAACCTGCAGTATTCGTGGAACTTCGGCGACGGCACCAGCACCGGCTTTTCCACCTCGCCGAACGCAACCCGCGCCTACGCCGCGCCGGGCCACTACGGGGTGGTGCTCACCGTGCGCAGCGGCAGTGGTGGCGCCACCAGCACCTGCTCGGCCACGCAGACCATCCACACCCAGCCGACCGCGACCGCGCCGCGTTCATCGTCGACCATCGCCTTCGACTCGACGCGCAACCGCGTGTGGGTGGTGAACTCCGACAACGATTCGGTGACCGCCATCAACGCGGCCACCAACACGCCGCTCTTCGAGCAGGCGGTGGGCCTGAACCCGCAGACGCTCGCGCAGGCGCCCGACGGCCGCATCTGGGTGGCCAACGCGGGCTCGGGCACGGTGAGCATCCTCGACCCGACGAGCGGCGCCGTGGTGCAGACGCTCGACCTCGGCCTCGGCTCGCGCCCCTTTGGCGTCGTCTTCAACCCGCTCGGCACCGCCGCCTTCGTCACGCTGCAGGGCAGCGGGCGGGTGCTCAAGCTGCACCCGGGCACTGGCGCCGTGCAGGCCACGCTCACGGCCGGCAGTTCGCCACGCGGCATGGCGATCTCGGGCGATTCCAACCGGCTGCTCGTCACGCGCTACATCTCGCCGGCCGACCGCGGCGAAGTGGTCGAGATCAACCCGAGCGCCTTCGTCGTCACGCGCACCTTCGCGCTCGCCACCGACCCCGGCCCCGACACCGAAGCCAGCGGCCGCGGCGTGCCCAACTTCCTCACGTCCGTCGCCATCCACCCCGACGGCAAGCGCGCCTGGGTGCCCTCGAAGAAAGACAACACCCTGCGCGGCAGCTTCCGCGACGGCAACCCGCTTACCTTCGAGAGCACGGTGCGCACCATCGTCTCGCAGCTCGACCTGGAGACCAACGCCGAGGTGCTGAGCGCGCGCCGCGACCTCAACGACCGCGACCTCGCGAACGCGGTGGTCTTCAGCCCGCTCGGCGACTACGCCTTCATCTCCACGCAAGGCACCAACCAGATCGAGGTGATGGACGCCTACAGCCGCCAGCTCGTCACCGGCCTGGTCAACGTGGGCCGGGCGCCGCGTGGCCTGCTGATCACGCCGAACGGGCGCCTCTACGTGCAGAACTTCATGTCGCGCAACGTCGCGGTGTACGACGTGAGCGGCCTGCTCAATGCGACCAGCAACACCGCCACCAAGCTGGTCGACATCAACTCGGTGAGCGGCGAGGCGCTCGCGCCCAGCGTGCTCGCCGGCAAGCGCATCTTCTACAACGCCGACGACCGGCGCATGAGCCGCGACAAGTACATCAGCTGCGCGAGCTGCCACCAGGACGGCGGACACGACGGTCGGGTGATGGACTTCACCGACCGCGGCGAAGGCCTGCGCAACACCACCACGCTGGTCGGCCGGCGCGGCATGGGCCACGGGCGTGTGCACTGGACCGGCAACTTCGACGAGATCCAGGACTTCGAGCACGACATCCGCAACGCCTTCGGCGGCACCGGCTTCCTGACCGATGCGCAGTTCAACACCGGCACGCGCAACCAGCCGCTGGGCGACCGCAAGGCCGGCCTGAGCGCCGACCTCGATGCGCTCGCGGCGTATGTGGGGTCGCTCAACAGCGTGGGCCGCAGCCCCTTCCGCAACGCCGATGGCTCGCTCACCGCCGACGGCGTGGCGGGGCAGCAGATCTTCAACGGCAGCGGTGGCTGCGCGAGCTGCCATTCGGGCACCGACTTCACCGACAGCGCCAGCGGCGTGCTGCACGACGTGGGCACGATCAAGGCCTCGTCGGGCCGGCGCCTGGGGGCCACGCTCACCGGCCTGGACACGCCCACGCTCAAGGGACTGTGGGACACCGCGCCCTACCTGCACGACGGCTCGGCCGCCACGCTGATGGACGTCATCACCACCGCCAACCCCGGCAACCGCCACGGCAGCACGAGTGCTCTCACGCCCACGCAGCGCGCACAGCTCGTCGCCTATCTGCAGCAGATCGACGACGGCGTGGACCCGCAGACCTCGGTCAACATCACCAACCTCTCGGTGCGCGACACCGCCAATGCCGCCGACTGGTCGGTGCAGGCGAGCCTGCAGAACGGCGCGGTGCAGTACGGCGACCGCACCTACGCCCTCACCACCGTGCCCGCGCTCGTGGCCGGCGGGCGCTGGATCCGCACCGCCAACGATTCCAAGTCGTACACCGGCGACCCGACCGTCACCTTCACCATCAGCCGCGCGGCCGACGTGTACGTGGCGATCGACGACCGCGTGGGCGCACGCCCGTGGATGACCGGCTGGACCAACACCGGCCAGAAGCTCGTCAACAACGAAGGCGAGCCGAAGAGCTTCACGATCTTCCGCAGGAACTTCCCCGCTGGCACCGTGAGCCTGGGCCCGTCGACCTCGGCCGGCAGCATGTACACGGTGATCGTCAAGTAGTCCCCATCGAGCAAGGGCCTGACCACAAGGCCCACCACCCCAAAACCGTCCACGAAGGAGACACCTCGTGCTTCATCTCGACCGAAACTTCCTCGGCCGCGCCCTGCGGCGCCTGTTCGCCGCCACGGCGACGGGCCTCGCCCTGGCGGGCACCGCGCAAGGCGCCAGCGTGCCGGTCGGCTTCGTCGACCGCCAGGTCGCCAGCGGCCTCACCAGCCCCACCTCGATGGCCGTGATGCCCGACGAGCGTGTGCTCGTGGTGCAGCAGAACGGCGTCGTGCGCATCATCAAGAACGACGCGATGCTGGCCACGCCGTTCTACAGCGTGCCCAACGTCGACGCGAGCAACGAGCGTGGCTGCCTCGGTGTGGTGCCCGACCCGGCGTTCAACACCAACCGCTACGTCTACCTCTACTGCACCGTGCGGGTGGGCACGGTGAGCCGCAACCGCGTGATCCGCGTCACCGAGTCGGCCGACCAGGTGGTGGCCGGCAGCGAGCGCGTGATCTTCGAGCTGCCCGACGTGCCCAGCGCCACCAAGTGGCACATGGGCGGCGCGATGCGCTTCGGCATCGACGGCAAGCTCTACGTGGCGGTCGGCAACCACGAAGACAGTCCGCAGCCGGTGGCCACCGCCACCTCGCAGAACCTCGCCAGTGCCTTCGGCAAGATCCTGCGCATCAACGCCGACGGCACCGTCCCGAGCGACAACCCCTTCTTCACGAACCCGGCCAACGCCTACAAGGCGACCTGGGCGCTGGGCTTTCGCAACCCCTTCGTGCTCGACATCCAGCCCGGCACCGGCCTCACCTACATCGGTGACGTGGGCCAGGGCAGCTGGGAAGAGGTGAACCGCGGCCAGCCGGGCGGCAACTACGGCTGGCCGGCGGTGGAAGGGTCGAGCAGCAACACGAACTACCTCAACCCCATCTACGCCTACTCGCATAGCGTGGGCTGCTCCATCACCGGCACCGCGTTCTACAACCCGACGACGCCGCAGTTCGGCACCTCGTACGTGGGGCGCTTCTTCTTCGCCGACTTCTGCAACGGCAGCATCCGCTGGTTCCACCCGTCGAACCCGAGCGCGGTGACGGTGTTTGCGAGCGGCATCGGGAACCCCACCAACATCGGCGTGGCCCCGAGCGGCGCGATGTACTACCTGGCGCGCAACCAGGCCACGGGCACGCCGGCACCCGGCGCCGGCACGGTGGGCAAGATCACCTACACCGGCAGCCAGGCCCCGCGCATCACCGCGCAGCCGCAGAGCCAGACCGTCTACATCGGCACGCCCGTCACCTTCACCGCAGCGGCCGACGGCGCCACCACCGTGCAGTGGCAGCGCAACGGCGCCAACATCAGCGGCGCCACCAGCGGGGCCTACACGCTCTCGAACCCGCAGGTGGCCGACAGCGGGGCGCGCTTCCGCGCGGTCTTCACCAACAGCTTCGGCAGCGTGACGACCGACGAAGGCACGCTCACGGTGACCACCAACCGCGCGCCCACCGCACGCATCGACACCCCGAGCGCCAGCACCGGCTTCGCCACCGGCGACGTCATCAGCTACAGCGGCGGGGGCACCGACCCGGAAGACGGCACCCTGCCGGCCGCCTCGCTCACCTGGAAGGTCGACTTCCAGCACGACACGCATGCGCACACCTTCATCACCCCGGTGGCGGGTGCGGGCGGCAGCTTCACCGTGCCCGACTTCGAGGCCAGCGAAGCCAACATGTGGCTGCGCATCACGCTGACCGTGCGCGATTCGTCGGGCGCGACGCACAGCACCACGCGCGACATCTTCCCGCGCACGCAGGTGAGCAGCTTCCCGGTGATCGGCACGCCGGCCAACGGCTGGGGACCGTATGAGGTGGACCGCAGCAACGGCGAGCAGGGCGCAGCCGACGGCCGGCAGATCTCGATCGGCGGCGTGCTGTACCAGCGCGGCCTCGGCGTGCACGCGCCGTCCGACATCCGATTCAACCTCAACCGCAGTTGCTCGGGCAGCTTCATCGCCGACCTGGGAATCGACGACGAGGTGGGCGACAACGGCAGCGTGGTGTTCCAGGTGTGGCTCGACGGCACGCTGGCCTACGACAGTGGCGCCATCACCGGCGCGTCGCTGCGCCGCACCGCCATCGTGCCGGTGGCCGGTGCGGCCGAGCTGCGCCTGGTAGTGACCGACGGCGGCAACGGCAACGGCTACGACCACGCCGACTGGGGCGGGGCACGTGTCACCGGCTGCGGTGCGCCGCCCGCAGTGGCGATCTCGAACCTGATCGTCAACGACGGCGCCAACTCGGCCGACTGGTCGATCCGCACCAACCTGCAGGCCGGCAACCAGGCCTACGGCGACCGCACCTACACCTGGAGCGCGGTGCCCGCGGCGGTGGCAGGCGGCAACTGGATCCGCACCGCCAACGACTCCAAGGCCTACACCGGCAACCCGACCGTGAGCTTCACGATCTCGGCGGCGGCCGACGTCTACGTCGCGTTCGACAACCGTGCGGCACTGCCCGCGTGGGTCGACAGCAGCTGGACCGATTCGGGCGCGGACATGACTCAGGCCGAAGGCAGCACCTCGCGCGGCTTCAGCCTCTTCCGCAAGCGCTTCAACGCGGGCACGGTGTCGCTCGGGCCGTGGAACGGCGGCGGCACCAGCATGTACACGGTGATCGTGAAGTAGGGGCCATGAAAAAAGGCCGGCAACCGCCGGCCCTTCGGTGACACGGCACGCGCTCCACTCAAAGTGGGCGCGTGCGGCTCTCCAGCCAGGCCAACGCCTCGCCCGCCACGAGCGGCGCGAGGCGTTCGCGCACCACAGAGTGGTAGTGGTTGAGCCAGTCGATCTCGTCCTGGCGCAGCAGGCTGCGGTCGATGCAGCGGGTGTCGATCGGGCACAGCGTGAGCGTCTCGAATTCGAGGAACTCGCCGAAGCGGCCGCCTTCGGCCGTGTTGGCCTGGACGTTGAGTACCAGGTTCTCGATGCGGATGCCCCACTGGCCTTCGCGGTACAGGCCGGGCTCGATGCTCGTCACCATGCCGGGCTCCATCGCCATGTGCGGCGTGGGCACGGCCTTCGAGATGCTTTGCGGGCCTTCATGCACGTTGAGGAAGTAGCCCACGCCGTGGCCGGTGCCGTGGCCGTAGTCGAGGCCCTGCTCCCACAGCGGGGCGCGGGCGATGGCGTCGAGCATCGGCGACAGCGTGCCGCGCGGGAAGCGCGTGCGGCTGAGCGCGATCGTGCCGCGCAGCACCAGCGTGTAGTCGCGCTTCTGGGCCGCGGTGGGCGTGCCGATGGGCCACACGCGGGTGATGTCGGTGGTGCCGCCGAGGTACTGGCCGCCGGAGTCGATGAGCAGCAGGCCCTGGCCGTCGATCACCGCATGCGACTCGGGCGTGGCGCGGTAGTGCGGCATCGCGCCGTTGGCGTTGAAGCCGGCGATGGTGGAGAAGCTCAGCCCCACGAAGCCCTGGCGCTTGGCGCGGGCGGCGGAGAGTTTTTCGTCGATGGTGAGTTCGGTGATGCGTTCCTTGCCGAGCGCCTGCTCGAACCAGGCGTAGAACTCGCACATCGCCGCGCCGTCCTGTGCCATCGCCTGGCGGATGTGGGCGGCCTCGGCGCTGCTCTTGCGGCTCTTGAAGAGCGTGCTCGGGTTGATGGCCTCGACCACCTTCACGGTCGCGGGCACGTTCTCGCGCAGGCCGAGCGTCACGCGGGCGGGGTCGATCAGCAGCGTGTCGCGCTCGCTCAAGGCCTTGAGCGCGGTGCCGGCTTCGGCATAGGGCGCGATCGACACGCCGTCGGCCTTCAGCGCCGCCTGCACGTCGCCCGGCACCTTGCCGTCGGCGACGAAGAGCGTCGCCCCATGCAGGCCGACCAGCGCGTGGGCGAGGAAGACCGGGTTGTAGGTGACGTCGGCGCCGCGCAGGTTGAAGAGCCAGGCGATGTCGTCGACCGTCGAGATGAAATGCTGGTTGGCGCCGTGGCGTGCCATCGCCTCGCGCACCTGCCCGAGCTTGGCGCTGCGGGCTAGCGGTGCATGCGGCGGCTGATGCTCGTAGACCGGCGCGTCGGGCAGGCCCGGGCGCTCGGGCCAGATGGCGGCCAGCACGTCGAAGTCGGTGCGCAGCTTCACGCCGGCGGCGGCGAGGCGGCTCTTCAGTGCCTGGGCTGCGGCAAGGCCGAGCACGCTGCCATCGACGCCGACCGTCTCACCGGCCTTCACCTGCGTGGCCAGCCAGTCGAGATGGTGCGAGGCGGCGCCGGTGGGGATCTTCACGAGCTCGATGCCGGTGCCGGCGACCTCGGCTTCGGCCTGCACCCAGTAGCGGCTGTCGGCGAAGAGGGCGGCGCGGTCGAGCGCGATGGCCAGCGTGCCCATCGAGCCGGTGAAGCCCGAAAGCCACTGACGGCCTTGCCAACGCTCGGGCAGGTATTCCGACAGGTGCGGGTCGCTGGAGGGCACCAGCACCGCGGCGAGGCCTTGCTGCTTCAGCGCGTCGCGCACGCGTTCGAGGCGCAGGCGGATGGGGGAGGTGCGGGTGTCCATGGTCGGGTCCGATCGGGCTGCGGCCTGCCCGGGACGGGCCGGCGCCAAGGTGGGTTTGATTCTAGGAGTGCCCCCGGGTTTGCCCCGGCTGCTCGCGCGGTCTTCAGGCGAGGGGCTGGGTGTCGGGAGCGTCCTGCAGCGGCGGGGCGCTGGCGGATTCGGTCGCACGCGGGGTTTCGGCCACCACCCGCGCATGGCGCTCGAAGGTGAGGTAGGCCCAGGCCCAGTCGATCAGCACCACCAGCCGGTTGCGAAAGCCGATCAGGAAATAGATGTGCGCGAAAAGCCAGAAGAGCCATGCGAAGAGGCCTGAGAAACGGATGGCGCCGAACACCGGCACCGCGAGGTCGACCACCGCGGCACGCCGGCCGATGGTGGCGAGGCTGCCGTAGTCGCGGTAGCGGAAGGGCTCGGTCGGCTCGTGCTTCAGGCGGCGCAGCAGGTTGGCCGCGGCCAGCCGACCCATCTGCTTGGCGGCCGGGCTCACGCCGGGCACGGGTGTGGGTTCGGCATGTGGGTGATCCGGGTCGTAGCTATGCGCGGCGGCCAGGTCGCCGATGACCTGGACCTCGGGGTGTTCGAGCAGGCTCAGGTCGGGTTGCACGACCACGCGGCCGGCGCGGTCGAGTTCGGCGTTCGCGGTGGCGGCCAGCGAGCGGCCGAGCGGCGAGCCGGCCACGCCGGCGGCCCACACCACGGTGTGGGTGGGCAGGTGGTTGATGAGCTGCACGTCGCCTTCGTGGCCTTCGTAGGTGACGCCGGTCTCGTCGATCGCGGTCACCTTGCAGCCGGTGCGCACGTCGACCTTCAGGCGCTTGAGCTGCTCGCGGGCGCGCTGCGAGAGTTCGGGTACGAAGCTGCCGAGCACCTTGCCCGAGCCTTCGAGCAGCACCACGCGGGCGAGCTTGGAGTCGATGCGGCGGAACTGCTGCGCCAGCGTGTGCTGGGCGATCTCGGCCAGCGTGCCGGCCATCTCGACGCCGGTGGGACCGGCGCCGACCACGACGAAGCTCATCCACGCGGCCCGCTCGACCGGATCGGCACAGCGCTCGGCGCGCTCGAAGGCACCGATCACGCGGGCGCGGATGTCGAAGGCGTCGGCCAGCGTCTTCAGGCCCGGTGCGTACGGTGCCCAGTCATCGTGGCCGAAGTAGCTGTGGGTGGCGCCGGCGCCGACGATGAGGTGGTCGTAGTCGAGCCGCTCGCCGTCGTCGAGCACCACCGACTTGTCGGCCGCGTCGATCGCGGTCACCTCGGCCTGCAGCACGGTGAGGTTGCCGCGCTTCATCTCGCGCCGCAGGATGTGGCGGATCGGCGCCGAGATGGCTGGCGCCGACAAGCCCGCGGTCGCCACCTGGTACAGCAGCGGCTGGAAGAGATGGTGGTTGGTGCGGTCGATCAGCGTGATGTTGACCGGCGCCTTCGACAAGGCCTTCACGGCTTCGAGGCCGCCGAAGCCGCAGCCGATGATGAGGACCTTGGGTTTGTGGTTGGGGCGGGAGGTCATACGTTGGCGGATGCTGAGGGTGGGGTGTCGACCGCGAGCCGCCCCCGCACCATCTGGATGTGGCTGCGCAGCGCATACAGCTCGTCGGCGTAGCTGAGCGGCACCGACACATGCTCCACGCTGCGTTCAATGTCGTCGAGCTCCTTCATCAGCTCATCCGCAGGCCGCTTGCCCTGTGCGTCTTCCACCACGCGCAGCCGCCCGTACCAGCGGAACACCCGCGAGCGGATGCGGAACTCATACAGCGGCGGCAGCACCCGGCTCAGCGGGATGAGGATGGCGATGATCGACAGCAGCGCCACCCACATGCGATCCACCAGGTTGGCCAGCCAGAAGGGCATGAATTGCTGCAGGAACGGCGTGCCCTTGGCATAGAAGCGCTGGGCCTCGTCGGCGACTGGCCGCTCGGTGCCCTTGATGCTCGGAAAGTCTCCCTTGCGCTGGAACCAGCCCGCCTCGCCGTGGATCTGCTGCGCCGCCTGCACGAAGAGCTGGATCAGCGCCGGGTGTGTGCCCTGGCGCGCCACCAGCGTGGCGGTGGGGGCGATGAGGTGCACGTCGGCCGGCGGCATGTCGGCGGCGAGGTCGACCACGCCGCGCGGCAGCGTCACCGCGCTCAGGAAGGCGAAGCGGCGCGAATATGCATCGGCCTGGTTGAAACTGAAGAGCTTGATGCCGGGCGTCTGCAGCAGCATCTGCACCATCACCGACTCGGGGGCGCTGGCGAAGCTGACGGCGTCGATGTTGCCTTCGAGCAGACCCTGCACCGCGGGCGTCTGTGCTTCGCGCAGCAGGGTGATGCTGGCGGTGTCGACCTTGTTGGCTTCGAGCAGCCGGCGCATCAGGTTGGGCACGCCGCTGCCGCGGGCGCCGATGTTGAGCTTCCAACCCGGCAGCTGGGCCAGACTGGTGAGCGAATCCGACTTCAGCAGCCGCTTCGCCGAGTCTTCGCGGTAGAAGATCCACACCGGCTCGTAGAAGAGGCTGCCGAGCGAGACCAGCGAGTCCTCTTCTTCGTCGGCCGGCCGTCGCTCGCGCTCGTCGGCGCCGCCTTGCACGAAGGCGATGTCGACGCCCGAGGCCGCGTCGCGCAGCAGGCGCAGGTTCTCGGCTGCACCGTTGGTGGGCCGCAGCTCGACGGTGATGCCGTGCTGCTTGAGGAACTGCACATAGCGGCGGCCGAACTCGGCATAGGCGCCCTGGTCGACGCCGGTGGCCAGCACCACCTTGCGCGGCGGCGTGGGGTCGAGCACCCAGTAGGCCAGCGCCAGCAGCACCAGCGCCAGCAGCAGAAAGGGGCCCGCGGTGGCGATCAGGTCGCGGGCCGACAGCAAGGTGTTGCGCAGGACTTTGGGCATGGCGGGAACGATACCGTATGCTTTTTCGTCCCTGCTCCCTTCACCCCTGATGCGCATCCTCCTCGTCGAAGACGACCGCATGATCGGCGACAGCCTGCGCAACACGCTGCGCCAGGACGGCCACGCCGTCGACTGGGTGCGCGACACCGGCGCCGCCCAGGCCACGCTCGGCACCGAGCGCTTCGACCTCGTGCTGCTCGACCTGGGCCTGCCACCCACCGCCGATGCCGCCCCCAGCGGCGAAGGCGGCCTGGGCGTGCTGCGCTGGCTGCGCGGCCGGGCCGACGCCACGCCGGTGATCGTGCTGACCGCGCGCGATGCCCTCGGCGACCGGGTGAAGGGGCTCGATGCCGGCGCCGACGACTACCTCGCCAAGCCCTTCGAGTTCGACGAACTCAATGCCCGCATGCGCGCCGTGCTGCGCCGCCACAGCGGGCGTGCGCAGCCGGTGCTGTCGCACCGCGGCGTGACGCTCGACCCGGCCACCCGGCAGGTCACGCACGACGGGCAGCCGGTGATCCTGTCGGCGCGCGAATTCGCGGTGCTGGAAGCGCTGATGACCCGCCCCGGCGCGCTGCTCTCGCGGGCCCAGCTCGAAGACAAGCTCTACGGCTGGGGCGAAGAGATCGAGAGCAACGCCGTCAGCGTCTACATCCACCAGCTGCGCCGCAAGCTCGGGGCGGAGTTCATCCAGAACATGCGCGGCGTGGGTTACTTCATTCCGGCATGAAGGTCGAGCGCCGGGCCGCCCCAAGCCGACCGCGCCCCCTCGGGGGGCAGGAGCGAAGCGACGTGGGGGCTTCATGAAATCCATTCGCGCCCGTTTGCTGCTCGTGCTGCTGGGCATGCTGACCCTCATCGCCCTGGTGATGGGCGGCGTGACCTACCGCAACGTGCTGGCTGAGACCGAGGCCCTGTTCGACTACCAGCTGCGCCAGATGGCGCTCTCGCTGCGCGACCAGGGCGAGGTGAGCGAGAGCCAGGCCGGCGCGCTGGCCAACGAGCAGCTCGACTTCGTGGTGCAGATCTGGACGCTCGACGGCCGCAGCATCTACGCCACCCGCGCGCATGAAGACCTGCCCTCGCGCGCGCTGCTGGGCCTGGCCGACGTGCGCGTGAAGGGCGAAATCTGGCGCACCTACAGCGTCGCCACGCCGGGGCGCGTGATCCAGGTGGCGCAGCCGCTGGCCACACGCCAGCGCCTGGCGGCCGAGGCGGCGCTGCGCAGCGTGGTGCCGCTGCTCGTCCTCGTGCCGCTGCTGGCGGGGCTCGCGTGGTGGTTGTCGGCGATGGCGCTGTCGCCGCTCAACCGGGTGGCCGCCGAAGTCAAGTCGCGCGACGACAAGCTGCTGCAGCCGCTGGCCGAGCAGGGCCTGCCCGACGAAGTGTCGCCGCTCGTCAACGCGCTCAACGGCCTGTTGCAGCGCCTGGGCCAGACGCTCGACACGCAGCGCGCCTTCCTCTCCGACGCGGCGCACGAGCTGCGCTCGCCGCTCACCGCGCTCAAGCTGCAGATCGAGTCGCTGCGGCGAGCGCCCGACGACGACGCGCGCGCCAAGGCGGTGTCATCGCTCTCCGACGGCATCGACCGCGCGGCCCGCATCGTCGAGCAGCTGCTCGCGCTGGCCCGCAGCGAGCCGGGCGCGCAGCCCCCGCCGATGGAGCCGCTCGACTTGTCGGAGCTGGTGCGCCAGGCGGTGGCCGACACCGTGCCCTATGCCTTGTCGCGCGGCAGCAGCTTCTCGCTGCAGGCCGATGCGCCGGTCACCGTGCGCGGCGAGCGCCAGGGGCTGACCGCGCTGGTGCGCAACCTCGCCGACAACGCGGTGCGCTACGCACCGCCCGGCTCGCAGGTGGAGCTGCGGGTGTCGCTGGAACAGGGCGTGCCGCTGCTGCAGGTCGACGATGCCGGCCCCGGCATTCCCGCATCCGAGCGTGAACGGGTGTTCGATCGTTTCTACCGTCGGGCCTCCGGTGGCGAAGAGGGCACGGGCCTCGGCCTGGCCATCGTGCGCAGCGTCGCCGCCCACCACGGTGCCACGGTCACGCTGGGCCAGTCGCCGCTGGGGGGATTGCAGGTGCGGGTGCGCTTTCCTGCGCCCTAGGAA
Protein-coding regions in this window:
- a CDS encoding aminopeptidase P family protein, which translates into the protein MDTRTSPIRLRLERVRDALKQQGLAAVLVPSSDPHLSEYLPERWQGRQWLSGFTGSMGTLAIALDRAALFADSRYWVQAEAEVAGTGIELVKIPTGAASHHLDWLATQVKAGETVGVDGSVLGLAAAQALKSRLAAAGVKLRTDFDVLAAIWPERPGLPDAPVYEHQPPHAPLARSAKLGQVREAMARHGANQHFISTVDDIAWLFNLRGADVTYNPVFLAHALVGLHGATLFVADGKVPGDVQAALKADGVSIAPYAEAGTALKALSERDTLLIDPARVTLGLRENVPATVKVVEAINPSTLFKSRKSSAEAAHIRQAMAQDGAAMCEFYAWFEQALGKERITELTIDEKLSAARAKRQGFVGLSFSTIAGFNANGAMPHYRATPESHAVIDGQGLLLIDSGGQYLGGTTDITRVWPIGTPTAAQKRDYTLVLRGTIALSRTRFPRGTLSPMLDAIARAPLWEQGLDYGHGTGHGVGYFLNVHEGPQSISKAVPTPHMAMEPGMVTSIEPGLYREGQWGIRIENLVLNVQANTAEGGRFGEFLEFETLTLCPIDTRCIDRSLLRQDEIDWLNHYHSVVRERLAPLVAGEALAWLESRTRPL
- a CDS encoding NAD(P)/FAD-dependent oxidoreductase, with product MTSRPNHKPKVLIIGCGFGGLEAVKALSKAPVNITLIDRTNHHLFQPLLYQVATAGLSAPAISAPIRHILRREMKRGNLTVLQAEVTAIDAADKSVVLDDGERLDYDHLIVGAGATHSYFGHDDWAPYAPGLKTLADAFDIRARVIGAFERAERCADPVERAAWMSFVVVGAGPTGVEMAGTLAEIAQHTLAQQFRRIDSKLARVVLLEGSGKVLGSFVPELSQRAREQLKRLKVDVRTGCKVTAIDETGVTYEGHEGDVQLINHLPTHTVVWAAGVAGSPLGRSLAATANAELDRAGRVVVQPDLSLLEHPEVQVIGDLAAAHSYDPDHPHAEPTPVPGVSPAAKQMGRLAAANLLRRLKHEPTEPFRYRDYGSLATIGRRAAVVDLAVPVFGAIRFSGLFAWLFWLFAHIYFLIGFRNRLVVLIDWAWAYLTFERHARVVAETPRATESASAPPLQDAPDTQPLA
- a CDS encoding TAXI family TRAP transporter solute-binding subunit, translating into MPKVLRNTLLSARDLIATAGPFLLLALVLLALAYWVLDPTPPRKVVLATGVDQGAYAEFGRRYVQFLKQHGITVELRPTNGAAENLRLLRDAASGVDIAFVQGGADERERRPADEEEDSLVSLGSLFYEPVWIFYREDSAKRLLKSDSLTSLAQLPGWKLNIGARGSGVPNLMRRLLEANKVDTASITLLREAQTPAVQGLLEGNIDAVSFASAPESVMVQMLLQTPGIKLFSFNQADAYSRRFAFLSAVTLPRGVVDLAADMPPADVHLIAPTATLVARQGTHPALIQLFVQAAQQIHGEAGWFQRKGDFPSIKGTERPVADEAQRFYAKGTPFLQQFMPFWLANLVDRMWVALLSIIAILIPLSRVLPPLYEFRIRSRVFRWYGRLRVVEDAQGKRPADELMKELDDIERSVEHVSVPLSYADELYALRSHIQMVRGRLAVDTPPSASANV
- a CDS encoding response regulator transcription factor, with product MRILLVEDDRMIGDSLRNTLRQDGHAVDWVRDTGAAQATLGTERFDLVLLDLGLPPTADAAPSGEGGLGVLRWLRGRADATPVIVLTARDALGDRVKGLDAGADDYLAKPFEFDELNARMRAVLRRHSGRAQPVLSHRGVTLDPATRQVTHDGQPVILSAREFAVLEALMTRPGALLSRAQLEDKLYGWGEEIESNAVSVYIHQLRRKLGAEFIQNMRGVGYFIPA